The Nitrospira sp. sequence TCTGGCCGTTTCCCATCGCGCCGTTTCATCTGCACCTCCTGACGGTCAGCCAATCGGAAAAGACCACTGAAACCGCCGCACGTCTCTATTCCGACCTCATGGCTGCAGGGTTCGAAGTATTATGGGACGACCGAGCCGATCGCGCAGGCGTCAAATTCAACGATGCCGATTTGATCGGCGCCCCGTTCCAGGTGGTCGTCGGCGATAAAGGTCTTGCGGACGGCATCGTGGAGATCAAAATTCGAAGAAGCGGTATCAAAACCCGCATCGCTCCCGGTGATCTCCTCGCGCATCTCAGGACACTTTCTCACGAATCCGATTCACCCCCGACGTGAGCCGTTTTTCAGTGTTCCGGCCTCACACGACTTTCCGATTTTCTCCGAACTCGACCGGCGGAAACCGCGTTTTCCTTGCCTTCTCGTGCCGTTCGGTTAGACTGAAGCTCAATTCACAACCTGTGACCCGTTCCGGCTGGTGCCTACTGATCCAGCGTACAATCTTATTGGTTCACGTCCCGACCTCGGAGAGAGCGCAGTCGGATGCAAGCCAAGCCGATGACTCAGAACCTTCAGGAGCTGCAGCAAAAGGTCGAGCACGCCGAGCACGTCAAACGGATCACCACTCAGGTTCACGCGGCCAGCAATCTTGATCAAATCCTCCTCGACTTGCACAAGGACATCCTGAGTCTATTCGACGCAGAAGACCTGACGCTCTTCGCATTTGACGCTGAAAAGAAAGAAATCTTCTCCAAAGTTCCGCATATCGACAGCGTCGAAGAAGTCCGCATCCCCATTACCGAGCAGAGTCTCGCCGGTTTCTGCGCCAAATACCTCCGCCCCGTCAATATCACCGACGCCTACAACATGATGGAGCTCCAAGCGATCCATCCGTCGCTGCTTCACGACACATCCTACGATAAGCGCACCGGCTTCAAAACCAAACAGGTTCTGACATATCCCATTGTCGCCGACAACAAATACCTGATGGGAGTCCTGCAACTTCTCAACAAAAAAAGCGGGAGTCGGTTTACCCGCAAAGATGAAGAGGCCGTCGACGAAATCGCGAAGGCGCTTGGAATCGCCTTCTTCAATCTTCGGAAGATCTCAAAAAAGAACCCCACCAAGTTCGATCTCTTGGTCAGCAACAACCGGATTACACAGAATGAACTCGACCAGGCTATCGCGGACTCCCGAAAAGGGATGAGCGACCTGGAGAGCATCCTGATCGAAAAATGCAAAGTCCCGAAGATCGATATCGGCAAATCGCTCGCCCAGTTCTATAAGTGTCCGTATATCGAGTACAGTGAGCGCACCCTTGTCGATGTGGAGTTGCTGAAGAACCTCAACGTCGACTACCTCAAAAAGAACCATTGGATGCCGCTCAAACGAGACCGCACGGCCATCGAGATTCTCACCGACGATCCCGGAGATCTTGACCGCGTCCAAGACATCAAGCGAACGTTTCCCGGGCTCAATATTCGCTTTGCCGTCAGTCTGCGCCGCGACATCGCGCAATTTCTGACCTCCGCCACCGGACAAACCGATACTGGAGGGAGGAAACTCGATGAAAACGTGTCCGATATTCTCGGCGAACTCGTTACCGAGGCACAAGCCGAGGCGATGGAGGATTCCGCCGGAGCCGGAGGTTTGGACGAAAACGACAGCGCGATCGTCCGTCTGGCCAACCAGATCATCGCCGATGCCTACCGTCAAAATGCATCGGACATTCACATCGAGCCGTATGGAGAAAAGCGCGAAACGCTCGTGCGTTTTAGAGTCGATGGGGATTGTTTCGAATACATGAAGATCCCTCAGAGTTACCGCCGCGCCATCGTCTCGCGACTCAAGATCATGGCGAGTCTGGACATTGCCGAGCGCCGCAAACCTCAAGACGGCAAGATCAAGTTCAAGCTTTCGGAGACGAAAGAGATCGAACTCCGCGTCGCGACGCTTCCCACAGCCGGATACAACGAAGACGTGGTCATGCGTATCCTGGCGGCAAGCGAGCCGCTGCCTCTCGACAAGATGGGGTTCTCTGATCGGAACCTCAGAGTGTTGAAGGAGATTTCGGAAAAGCCCTACGGCATCATTCTGTGCGTTGGTCCGACCGGCTCCGGGAAAACCACCACCCTTCACTCGGTACTCGGCAACATCAACACCCCCGACATTAAAATATGGACAGCGGAAGATCCGGTCGAAATTACACAGTATGGCCTTCGACAAGTGCAGGTCCAGCCGAAGATCGGGCTCACGTTCGCCAACGCGATGCGCGCCTTTCTTCGGGCCGACCCCGACGTCATCATGGTGGGAGAAATGCGGGACAAAGAAACCGCCGACACGGGCATCGAAGCGTCACTGACCGGCCATCTGGTATTGAGCACACTGCACACCAACAGCGCCGTCGAAACGGTCACGCGCCTACTCGATATGGGTTGTGACCCGTTCAGCTTCGCCGATGCCATGCTGGGTGTGCTCGCGCAACGTCTCGCTCGCCGTATCTGCAAAGAGTGCAAAGAGCAGTACATTGGAACCAAGGAGGAGTATGAAGAACTCCGACTCGGATACGGGGCTGAGTACTGGGATAAGCTCGGCATCAAACAGGATAATACCTTTCGGCTTTCTCGCGGGAAGGGGTGCGAAACGTGCAACCGCTCCGGCTTCAAGGGACGGGTCGCTCTACACGAACTCCTCTTGGGTACGGACCAACTGAAGCGAATGGTGCAACAGAAGGCTCGCACCGAAGAGATGCTCAAAACGGCACTCGAAGAAGGAATGACGACTCTTGTTCAAGACGGCGTTCAAAAAGTCTTGCAGGGCCATACGACCTATAAGGAAGTCAAAGCCGTCGCGATCAAATAGCACTTTCGATTCAGCCCGCTTGCTGATATCACCCTTTCATTCTTCGGCGGCAACCATGTAGAATGCGGCCCCGTTTAATATGGACAGCCGGCCGATGCGCATATCCAAACTCCTTCTCGCCTCATTGATCCTTCTCGCCGGATGCGAATCAGCCGATCGTGTCCTGACGAACGCCGACCGCGTGCTCGGCAGCCGCACCAGCAGGACTCTCCTTGACGTCGCGACGGGCAAGGATCCCAAGCAAATCCTCAAAGAGCGCGTCGATGCCTATCAGCGAGATCCCCAAGCCGTCATCAGGGACCTCCGGACGATCCAGCGCGACTTCAACACCATCATGGCCGCGCTGACGGGACGGGTGCGACAAACCTGGGGCGAGAAAGAAGTGAAGGTTCCGGAACAAAAGAAATACGTGAAATACACCCAGAACTATATGAGTCGTACCATCGTCGACTTCGACAGCGGGTCGATCGTGGTGGAAACCTTGGACGACAAGGCGCCGAAGGAGAGCTTGAAGAACGCGATCGTCACAACCTTGCTCACACCCGATGACCCGCGCTCCGTCGATCTCTTTTCCGACAAGCCGGTCACGTTGACCAGTGACCGGCCTCCCTATTTATTGGGCTTGGTGCTGGATCAACAAGGACAGCCGATCCGCACTCCCGCACAAGCCGAAGCGTTTGCGGCGTCGACCCTCGAGACCGCCGCCAAAACGAGACCCGTGGACCAGAATGGAGTCACCAAGCAGTCTCTGATCGCTGAGATCAAGATGGTGGCCAATTTCTCGAACCGGCAAGCAGACAAGTATCGGGCGACTGTCACCCGGTTTGCCGAGCAATTCAAGATCAGTCCCAGCCTTATTTTTGCCGTGATCAGAACAGAAAGCAACTTCAACCCCTTTGCGGTAAGCTCCGCCCCGGCTTATGGTTTGATGCAGCTGGTCCCGACCAGTGGAGGCCGTGATGCCTATCGAAAAGCCAAAGGCACGGATACGATTCCTTCACGAGATTATCTGTTCGATCCCGAGAATAATATCGAACTCGGCAGCGCCTATCTCAATGTGCTCTCGTATAATCTGCTCGAACAGATCGACAATGAAGTCTCTCGGGAATATTGCGTGATCTCGGCGTATAACACCGGCCCACGGAACGTCTTCAAGTCATTTGCCAACGACTCCGTAGCCGCCCTCAATCAAATCAATAGCCTCGAGCCACCGGCGGTCTATGACCGGTTGCGGAACAACCTGCCGTATCAGGAAACGAGGGATTACCTCGTGAAGGTCGTCACCTTCCGGAAGCAGTTTGTGTATCTGCCGGAAGGCAATGATCGTTGAGTGATTGCCGCAGCGATTGAGAAGGTCAGACCGTCACCGTCGGTCCAGAATTCGACAGGTGAGTGATGAAGCTCTGGAGATACTTGTTGTCGCTTGGAGAGATGCCCTCGAACTCCACACCGTAGGTGTGTTCTTTTCCCCACCGCACCGTGGCGGCCTCGATAAACATCGAGTTCGTCTGATTGGGCAACCGCAAACTCATCGCGATACGATCTCCGGGCGTGATCACGGCTTCGGTCATCACACGCGCGCCTTTTGCGGATACGTCGTACACGATGCCCAACCCTGCTTCGACAGCCGTCTTCCTCATCGCGCCGACGCGAGTTAAGGAACACGGAAATGGAGCCGTGACGCGAATACGAGGGTGCCTGCGCAGTTGCTGCGTAACAGACACGCTACCTGACTTGAAGATCGGCTCATCCATTTGAGTTACCCTTTCGCCATGGGCCTGCGAACACACCGGTATCAACGGGCCTCGTCAACAACCACTTCCCGTTGATGGACAGTCTGCGTAGAACTTCACCACGTAAGAAGCACTCTATCTCACGTGGTGCGTTCTGCGAACTATTTTCGTAGTTTATGAACGTATTGCGGTCGAGGCCGTGGATAAGGATGCTTCAGCTCGAGGCCTACCGGAGTTCGAACGGCCGTGAGGTCGTGACCGCTTCCACTGATTCGGCGAGGGACGCTCAGTCCGATGAGCCTGTCGGCCTTCCGAAGAAATCGCCGACGAGGGAGCCGCGCTTCCGGAAGCAAGCGGCACCGCATACCCTAACAGACGCTCGATATCTCGCAGTTGATGACGGTCTTCGCCTGTGACAAAACTTGTGGCGCGGCCGGTCGTCTTCATCCGGGCCGTGCGACCGATACGATGGACGTAATCCTCGGGGCAATTGGGCAGATCGAAGTTGATGACGTGCCCGATGTTCGCCACATCGATTCCTCTGGCGGCAATATCCGTTGCAACCAGTACACGAAATGACCCGCGCCTGAATCCCTCCAGCGCCGCGCGCCGCTGCGACAGACTTCGGTCCCCGTGCAGCACGGCCACTCGATGTCCTGCGCTATTCAACATGCGGCCCAGCCGATCGGCACGGTGCTTTGTCCTGGTAAACACGAGCGCCGTATCCTTGTCCGACCCCAAAAGCGACAAAAGCAGGTCACCTTTCGCGTCGTGCGACGTATGATGAATCGCCTGCGTCACGCCATCGGCGGTGGTTGCGGACGGTGTAATCATCACGCGAACGGGATTGCTGACGTTTGCGTGAATCAATCGCGCGAGATCGGTCGGTAGCGTAGCCGAGAACAGCAATGTCTGCCGCTCTTGCGGCAAGGCATCAAGTATCTGATTGATTTGGGGTGCAAACCCCATATCCAACATCCGGTCTGCCTCGTCCAACACCAACACCTTAATGGCCGACAACGAGATTGTGCCGTTCCACATATGATCGAGGAGTCGTCCGGGCGTCGCCACCAAGATATCCGGTCGCTGCCGCAAGCCTCGCACTTGAGCTTGCATGTCTGCGCCTCCCACGATGACCGTGGCTGAGATGCGGCGACGCCGCCCGAGTTTCTCGATGGTGGTTGAGATCTGCAAGGCAAGCTCACGTGTCGGTGCCAAAATCAACGCCTGCGGCTGGTTCTTCGGCAGCCCCGCGAGCCGTTCGACGATCGGAATCACAAAAGCTGCGGTCTTGCCTGTCCCGGTCTGAGCACACCCGATGACGTCCCGCCCGGCGAGCGCAGGTGGGATAGCTTGTGCTTGAATAGGTGTCGGTGAAGCGAACTTGGCATCAGTCAAGTCCTGCAAAAGTGCCTCGGACAAACCGAGAGCGTGAAAATTAGGGTGAACAGACGTATCCACTACGATATCCTTTCAGTTTGATCGCATGATGACGGGATCAGAGAACCGAGGGGAGAGACAACCGGGCAGGGTGCAACTCCAAACTGGACCTGGTCGCGATGCGATCGCGAAGTCCGTTATAGTTTGAGCATCTCCTCGCCGGACTGCCACGAGTGAAATACAGTGTCACCATACAGCATGGCACTCTCGGCGTCAACCTGTTCTTCAATAGATGCGAGAGAGCAGGAGATCGGCATACACACAGGTTATCGTCTATCTCAACGCAACGTGAGTCAATCTTGAGGTTTTGACTCCTTGATACGATACGTGTTAGGGTCATCCATCGTTTAGGTTATTTACCTCTCCGCGCACTCCCCGTACTCAATCTCAGTCTTTGCGCAACAGTCTGTAGTATCACGTTCTGACGCTCATCTGATTGAACGGCACCCGTTGTCTTTCACAGGTGAGAACCATTGTCGGCATAAGAACAGGGCTGCCGGTCTTTTCGCTGGGTGTGGTCCTGGTCAGAGCCCACACAGAAGGAGTATTTATGTATCTCTCTTCGATTCGGAGTCGCAAAACTGGAAAGAAGAAGTCCGCTCATAAGCCGAGAATCCGCTGGCAACTGCTGGGGCTGACTGATCCCGATTTGGCCAACAACGAATCCTCAATCGAAGTCATCAGGCAAGAAGTCGCCTCGTTGGCGAGACAGAGCTTCGGAGAGGAGACTCGCTTGCGTTCATCGTCTGGAAAAGCAAGTCGGTAGACAGAAGCCGACGCCAGCCGGAACGAGAAGCAAGCGCTGCGAAGCCACTGAGCAGACACGCTGCATAGGAATAGCAAACCTATGTCCCTCTTTCAGAACTTCGTCCAATGGTTCGTTCACAATCCTTTGGCTCTGGTAATCTTGCTGTACCTTGCGGGAGTCATCAGCGTCTTTGTCTATGCCTATTTTGAGCCCCAGGATCAGCAATAGCCTTGTCAGTACCGACGATCGCTTTGCGCAATAGGAGGACGATCTTGAATAAATGCGTGCTGTATGTCGGTGGCCTCTCGGACGCCGCTTCCGATTGTCACCTCCGTGACCTATTTGAGGTCTACGGCACCGTCGCGCGCGCCTATGTCGTGCGACACAAACACAGCGGGAGATCGGCCGGCTATGGATTTGTGGAAATGGGCTCGGGCGAGCAAGCCCTCAGCGCGGTCGTCGCCCTGGAAGGTGCGCTGTTTGAGGGCAATCGTTTGCGACTCTACGTCACGCCCCATG is a genomic window containing:
- a CDS encoding DEAD/DEAH box helicase; the protein is MDTSVHPNFHALGLSEALLQDLTDAKFASPTPIQAQAIPPALAGRDVIGCAQTGTGKTAAFVIPIVERLAGLPKNQPQALILAPTRELALQISTTIEKLGRRRRISATVIVGGADMQAQVRGLRQRPDILVATPGRLLDHMWNGTISLSAIKVLVLDEADRMLDMGFAPQINQILDALPQERQTLLFSATLPTDLARLIHANVSNPVRVMITPSATTADGVTQAIHHTSHDAKGDLLLSLLGSDKDTALVFTRTKHRADRLGRMLNSAGHRVAVLHGDRSLSQRRAALEGFRRGSFRVLVATDIAARGIDVANIGHVINFDLPNCPEDYVHRIGRTARMKTTGRATSFVTGEDRHQLRDIERLLGYAVPLASGSAAPSSAISSEGRQAHRTERPSPNQWKRSRPHGRSNSGRPRAEASLSTASTAIRS
- a CDS encoding DUF3393 domain-containing protein, whose product is MRISKLLLASLILLAGCESADRVLTNADRVLGSRTSRTLLDVATGKDPKQILKERVDAYQRDPQAVIRDLRTIQRDFNTIMAALTGRVRQTWGEKEVKVPEQKKYVKYTQNYMSRTIVDFDSGSIVVETLDDKAPKESLKNAIVTTLLTPDDPRSVDLFSDKPVTLTSDRPPYLLGLVLDQQGQPIRTPAQAEAFAASTLETAAKTRPVDQNGVTKQSLIAEIKMVANFSNRQADKYRATVTRFAEQFKISPSLIFAVIRTESNFNPFAVSSAPAYGLMQLVPTSGGRDAYRKAKGTDTIPSRDYLFDPENNIELGSAYLNVLSYNLLEQIDNEVSREYCVISAYNTGPRNVFKSFANDSVAALNQINSLEPPAVYDRLRNNLPYQETRDYLVKVVTFRKQFVYLPEGNDR
- a CDS encoding GspE/PulE family protein, whose product is MQAKPMTQNLQELQQKVEHAEHVKRITTQVHAASNLDQILLDLHKDILSLFDAEDLTLFAFDAEKKEIFSKVPHIDSVEEVRIPITEQSLAGFCAKYLRPVNITDAYNMMELQAIHPSLLHDTSYDKRTGFKTKQVLTYPIVADNKYLMGVLQLLNKKSGSRFTRKDEEAVDEIAKALGIAFFNLRKISKKNPTKFDLLVSNNRITQNELDQAIADSRKGMSDLESILIEKCKVPKIDIGKSLAQFYKCPYIEYSERTLVDVELLKNLNVDYLKKNHWMPLKRDRTAIEILTDDPGDLDRVQDIKRTFPGLNIRFAVSLRRDIAQFLTSATGQTDTGGRKLDENVSDILGELVTEAQAEAMEDSAGAGGLDENDSAIVRLANQIIADAYRQNASDIHIEPYGEKRETLVRFRVDGDCFEYMKIPQSYRRAIVSRLKIMASLDIAERRKPQDGKIKFKLSETKEIELRVATLPTAGYNEDVVMRILAASEPLPLDKMGFSDRNLRVLKEISEKPYGIILCVGPTGSGKTTTLHSVLGNINTPDIKIWTAEDPVEITQYGLRQVQVQPKIGLTFANAMRAFLRADPDVIMVGEMRDKETADTGIEASLTGHLVLSTLHTNSAVETVTRLLDMGCDPFSFADAMLGVLAQRLARRICKECKEQYIGTKEEYEELRLGYGAEYWDKLGIKQDNTFRLSRGKGCETCNRSGFKGRVALHELLLGTDQLKRMVQQKARTEEMLKTALEEGMTTLVQDGVQKVLQGHTTYKEVKAVAIK
- a CDS encoding RNA-binding protein → MNKCVLYVGGLSDAASDCHLRDLFEVYGTVARAYVVRHKHSGRSAGYGFVEMGSGEQALSAVVALEGALFEGNRLRLYVTPHVSAHT
- a CDS encoding PilZ domain-containing protein — translated: MDEPIFKSGSVSVTQQLRRHPRIRVTAPFPCSLTRVGAMRKTAVEAGLGIVYDVSAKGARVMTEAVITPGDRIAMSLRLPNQTNSMFIEAATVRWGKEHTYGVEFEGISPSDNKYLQSFITHLSNSGPTVTV